From a single Pieris napi chromosome 7, ilPieNapi1.2, whole genome shotgun sequence genomic region:
- the LOC125051213 gene encoding integrin beta pat-3-like produces MKFILLTLCVFYAIKCSYSCEEHSTCEGCIRDPNQCIWCALDNYNDTRCRSAENADSKDWCLGNTINPNSAMEIGENKQFSSEAGHVIQIKPQNVKIKLRPGQEENFEFSFKNADSYPVDLYFLMDGSTTMKAMKDQTRDNSENIYKTMRSMSTNVLIGMGTFVDKNTLPYTTLINSSLAYSFRHRLKLTHDFKEFQNVVNNTEFGLNYDTQEGTLDALAQVMVCNDLVGWRKESRKIIIVLTDSTLHAAGDGGYGGISQPFDGKCHSNKGYYSKELELDYPSISIINKLAADEEISVIFAVNNDNKNTYKTLTKGVSGSQCVSFEQPNVEDGMPTILKTIYKDITSQLKLRVNMNSKYRDHFKISFEPDCISLMCKMKPGGEKKINATIKLLKYFSHKNISIGLVNEGVKEQLTVNVEIIDSCDCKREENSSLCSSSGTKRCGICECDEGSTGDICQCKGKNVSLGNDTCRQPGSHKVCNGLGDCVCGSCICKERFKGKFCECNEDSCPRGINGFICSNLGTCDCGTCRCNYGWSRPDCSCPTSAGPCSDGDVVCNNRGKCECGLCKCEPISSWDARNEQNQHCHISPCPSCHIPQCHLLEPCALCHLRKEKCDCDHLNVKVMSNITESWAKCPDVRVDVGCYTQMVYRYATDRYGIDVIIQSELNCAESYFTLGGIVCGSLIILVLLLIIIWKYITKRRDKQEYEKFEKKLHSENCESHENPNYQSAFKQFENPTFGSEIN; encoded by the exons ATGAAGTTTATACTACTGACATTATGTGTTTTCTATGCAATTAAATGCTCTTATTCATGTGAAGAGCATTCTACATGCGAAGGGTGTATTAGAGACCCTAATCAGTGTATTTGGTGTGCTTTG GACAATTATAATGACACTCGATGTAGGTCTGCAGAAAATGCAGACTCCAAGGATTGGTGTCTTGGCAACACAATAAATCCGAATAGTGCCATGGAAATTggtgaaaataaacaattttcttcAGAGGCTGGTCATGTTATTCAGATAAAACCACAAAACGTTAAAATCAAGCTTAGACCAGGTCAAGaagaaaattttgaattttcatttaaaaatgctGATAGTTACCCTGTAGATTTGTATTTCCTCATGGACGGATCGACAACTATGAAAGCTATGAAAGATCAAACGCGAGACAACAgtgaaaacatttataaaactatgAGGAGTATGTCAACTAACGTACTAATAGGAATGGGAACTTTCGTGGATAAAAACACTCTACCATACACAAC CCTTATAAACAGTAGTTTAGCGTACTCCTTTAGACATCGCTTAAAGCTGACTCATGACTTTAAAGAATTTCAAAATGTAGTCAATAATACAGAATTTGGTTTAAACTATGATACCCAAGAAGGAACATTAGATGCGCTTGCACAAGTAATGGTGTGTAATGATTTAGTTGGCTGGAGAAAAGAGTCGAGAAAAATAATCATAGTTTTAACAGACAGTACCCTTCACGCAGCAGGGGATGGTGGTTATGGAGGAATTTCTCAACCTTTTGACGGAAAATGTCACAGCAATAAGGGTTATTATTCTAAAGAATTAGAACTAGATTATCCCTCtataagcattataaataaactagcaGCTGATGAGGAGATTTCTGTTATATTTGCTGTTAATaacgataataaaaatacttacaaaacTTTAACTAAAGGCGTGTCAGGATCACAATGCGTAAGTTTTGAGCAACCGAACGTTGAAGATGGTATGCCGACCATTCTAAAAACGATTTATAAG GACATAACGAGCCAATTGAAATTAAGAGTCAACATGAATTCAAAATACCGGgaccattttaaaatatctttcgaACCGGATTGCATTTCACTAATGTGTAAAATGAAACCGGGAGGAGAGAAAAAGATAAATGCAACTATAAAACTGTTAAAGTATTTCTCTCATAAAAATATCAGTATAGGTTTGGTAAATGAAGGGGTCAAGGAACAACTGACTGTAAACGTTGAAATTATTGACTCATGTGATTGTAAACGAGAAGAAAATTCGAGCTTGTGTTCGTCTAGCGGTACTAAAAGATGTGGAATATGCGAATGTGACGAGGGCAG TACTGGGGATATCTGTCAGTGCAAAGGCAAAAACGTCAGTTTGGGCAACGACACTTGCCGTCAACCAGGCTCTCACAAAGTTTGTAACGGATTAGGTGATTGTGTGTGCGGATCATGTATATGTAAAGAAag GTTCAAAGGTAAATTTTGTGAGTGTAACGAAGACAGCTGCCCGAGGGGTATAAACGGGTTCATATGTTCAAATTTAGGGACATGCGATTGTGGCACCTGTAGATGCAATTACGGTTGGTCTCGTCCTGACTGTTCGTGTCCCACCTCTGCAGGCCCCTGTTCCGATGGAGATGTT GTATGCAATAATCGTGGAAAATGTGAATGCGGATTGTGCAAATGCGAACCAATATCATCATGGGACGCTCGCAACGAACAAAATCAGCATTGTCACATATCACCATGCCCTTCATGCCACATTCCACAATGCCACCTCCTAGAGCCATGTGCTTTATGCCACCTGAGAAAGGAGAAATGTGACTGTGATCACCTTAACGTTAAAGTCATGAGCAATATTACGGAGAGTTGGGCGAAATGCCCAGACGTTAGAGTGGATGTTGGTTGCTATACGCAGATGGTATACCGATATGCTACAGACCGATACGGTATAGATGTCATTATACAGTCGGAATTGAACTGCGCTGAAAGTTATTTTA CACTCGGAGGAATCGTCTGTGGCAGTCTAATAATACTTGtgctattattaataataatctggAAATACATAACCAAACGGAGAGATAAGCAAGAATATGAGAAGTTTGAGAAAAAATTGCATTCCGAAAATTGTGAGAGCCACGAGAATCCAAATTATCAGTCTGCATTTAAACAGTTTGAGAATCCTACTTTTGGAtcggaaataaattaa